The proteins below come from a single Roseiflexus sp. RS-1 genomic window:
- a CDS encoding bifunctional folylpolyglutamate synthase/dihydrofolate synthase has product MDYQQALDYLYSFIAGQQGASRPPPMMNLVRTRALLAALGNPHHAMPSVIIAGTKGKGSTAALLEAIVRAAGLRTGLWTSPHLHTYRERIQVNRTPMTRDELVRAVESIQPVIESMMSGPVGAPVTFAIGFALALRYFAEHAVDLAILEVGVGGRFDSAAVVTPILSVITPISYDHMDLLGDTLAQIAWEKAGIMKPGVPVISAPQHPEARETLIRCAAEIGAPLYFVRDTLAPSAIQDDHSTGAWPIPAGQGLDIEPQQRILFDIAPSLPGVFQKVNARLATGAALLLRDAGLPIADDAIARGLADARWPGRMEIIDGAPPIVLDGAHNGESMRQLVQSLRCLFPNRRYVVVFGASRDKDLERMLPELAPAVDALVLTASRHPRALVALDELRQRFIPLVREGVTIDIVLDPAEALAHARAYATDDDLICVTGSLFIVAAAREALGLAQERD; this is encoded by the coding sequence ATGGACTACCAGCAAGCGCTCGATTATCTCTACTCATTCATTGCCGGACAACAGGGCGCGTCGCGCCCGCCGCCGATGATGAACCTGGTGCGCACGCGTGCGCTCCTGGCGGCGCTCGGTAATCCGCACCACGCAATGCCGTCCGTGATCATCGCTGGCACCAAAGGCAAAGGTTCGACCGCTGCACTGCTGGAAGCAATTGTGCGCGCAGCCGGGTTGCGCACCGGACTGTGGACATCGCCGCACCTGCATACCTACCGTGAGCGGATTCAGGTCAACCGTACTCCGATGACCCGTGACGAACTGGTCCGTGCGGTTGAGTCGATCCAGCCGGTTATCGAATCGATGATGAGCGGACCTGTCGGCGCGCCAGTGACATTTGCGATTGGATTTGCCCTGGCGCTGCGCTATTTCGCCGAACACGCCGTCGATCTGGCGATCCTCGAAGTCGGTGTGGGCGGGCGTTTCGATAGCGCGGCAGTGGTGACGCCGATTCTCAGCGTGATAACACCGATCAGTTACGACCATATGGACCTGCTGGGGGATACATTGGCGCAGATCGCGTGGGAGAAGGCGGGCATTATGAAGCCGGGCGTTCCTGTCATCAGTGCACCGCAACATCCGGAAGCGCGTGAAACGCTGATCCGTTGCGCTGCGGAGATCGGCGCGCCGCTGTATTTCGTGCGTGATACGCTGGCGCCTTCGGCAATCCAGGACGATCATTCCACCGGCGCCTGGCCCATACCTGCCGGACAGGGTCTGGACATTGAGCCGCAGCAGCGCATCCTTTTTGACATCGCGCCGTCGCTCCCCGGTGTGTTCCAGAAGGTGAACGCGCGCCTGGCGACCGGCGCAGCGCTGCTTCTCCGCGATGCAGGTCTGCCGATAGCCGACGATGCCATTGCCCGTGGTCTGGCTGACGCGCGCTGGCCCGGACGGATGGAGATTATCGACGGTGCGCCGCCAATTGTGCTCGACGGCGCACACAATGGCGAGTCGATGCGTCAACTGGTGCAATCGCTGCGCTGTCTCTTCCCGAACAGGCGCTACGTCGTTGTGTTTGGCGCATCGCGCGACAAAGACCTGGAGCGTATGCTTCCCGAACTGGCGCCGGCGGTTGATGCGCTTGTGCTGACCGCGTCGCGCCATCCGCGCGCGCTGGTTGCGCTCGACGAATTGCGGCAGCGGTTTATCCCGCTGGTGCGCGAAGGTGTGACGATCGACATCGTTCTGGATCCGGCAGAAGCGCTGGCGCATGCGCGCGCATATGCTACTGACGACGATCTGATCTGTGTCACCGGTTCACTGTTCATCGTCGCCGCAGCGCGCGAGGCGCTGGGTCTGGCGCAAGAACGCGACTGA
- a CDS encoding molybdopterin-containing oxidoreductase family protein: MNASTPSHHEGVRLVRGACPHDCPDTCATITEVQGDRAVRFYADPTHPFTNGWLCAKVRPYLERVYAPDRLLYPLRRAGPKGSDRWERVSWEAAIDEIAMRWKEIIARYGAAAILPYSYSGTLGLLQLVICNARLWNRMGASGLQRSICGAAAEAAVEATLGARLAPDPADVLHSNLVLIWGHNPASTGPHFMPLLRQAQKRGAYVVVIDPRRTLTARSADEHIRPRPATDGALALGLMHVIFSEGLHDEAWLERHTIGWRDLRDRAAAYPPDRVAAITGVPQDTIIALARRYATTRPALLKTADGVQRHGNGGQTFRALCCLPAVVGQYGVRGGGLAYSTSGYVRWDAEAVGHASECPPTPRVVNMNRLGAALTGEVTDPPIMALFVFCANPVTSSPHAGLIIEGLLRDDLFTVVHEQFMTDTARYADIVLPATTQLEHIDLHKAYGHRYLQYNHAAVPPPGECKSNWDVMRLLARAMGYTEPWLHEDAEEAIRGVLDATRARNPFLEGITLERLQAEGTVALHFSPGREVPFADGYFPTPSGKVELRCEALRAHGLDPLPEYVPPAEFQAASNVHGADQHSPFLVLISGASHHYVSSSFANQPGLRAKEGPPFIEINPEDAATRGIRHGDDVHVENARGWCRLRAVVTDDVPPGVVVAPKGPWASLSPDGRNVNWLTPDALADLAGQSTFHSNLVQVRRVI, from the coding sequence ATGAACGCATCCACTCCTTCCCACCACGAGGGCGTCCGCCTGGTGCGCGGCGCCTGCCCGCACGACTGTCCTGACACCTGCGCCACAATCACCGAGGTGCAGGGTGATCGCGCGGTACGCTTCTACGCCGATCCGACGCATCCGTTTACTAATGGCTGGCTGTGCGCCAAAGTGCGCCCATATCTGGAACGGGTCTACGCCCCCGACCGGCTTCTCTACCCGCTGCGGCGCGCCGGTCCGAAGGGCAGCGACCGATGGGAGCGCGTGTCGTGGGAAGCGGCAATCGACGAGATTGCGATGCGCTGGAAGGAGATCATCGCACGCTACGGCGCCGCTGCCATCCTCCCGTACTCCTACAGCGGCACGCTCGGTCTGCTGCAACTCGTGATCTGCAATGCCCGCCTGTGGAACCGGATGGGAGCGAGCGGGTTGCAGCGCAGCATTTGCGGCGCCGCAGCCGAAGCCGCCGTCGAAGCGACCCTCGGCGCACGCCTGGCGCCCGATCCGGCGGATGTGCTCCATAGCAACCTGGTGCTGATCTGGGGGCATAACCCCGCCAGTACCGGTCCACACTTCATGCCGTTGCTGCGGCAGGCGCAGAAACGCGGCGCGTATGTCGTCGTGATCGACCCACGCCGTACCCTGACGGCACGCAGCGCCGATGAGCATATCCGCCCGCGCCCGGCAACCGATGGCGCGCTGGCGCTCGGTTTGATGCACGTGATCTTCAGCGAAGGACTGCACGACGAAGCCTGGCTGGAGCGGCATACCATCGGATGGCGCGACCTGCGCGACCGCGCCGCTGCGTATCCACCCGACCGCGTGGCAGCCATCACCGGCGTTCCGCAGGATACGATCATTGCGCTTGCCCGTCGTTATGCCACAACCCGACCTGCCCTGCTGAAAACCGCCGACGGTGTGCAGCGCCACGGGAATGGCGGGCAGACGTTCCGCGCCCTCTGCTGCCTGCCGGCGGTCGTCGGGCAGTATGGCGTGCGTGGCGGAGGGCTGGCGTACAGTACGAGCGGCTATGTCCGCTGGGATGCCGAAGCGGTCGGGCATGCCTCGGAGTGCCCGCCAACACCGCGCGTGGTGAATATGAACCGCCTGGGCGCCGCACTGACCGGCGAGGTGACCGACCCGCCGATCATGGCGCTGTTCGTCTTCTGCGCCAACCCGGTGACATCCTCGCCACATGCGGGGCTGATCATCGAAGGGTTGCTGCGCGACGATCTGTTTACTGTCGTGCATGAGCAATTCATGACCGATACTGCGCGCTACGCCGATATTGTGCTGCCGGCAACCACCCAACTGGAGCATATCGATCTGCACAAGGCGTATGGGCATCGCTACCTCCAGTACAACCACGCGGCAGTTCCGCCGCCCGGCGAATGCAAGAGCAACTGGGATGTGATGCGACTGCTGGCGCGCGCCATGGGGTACACCGAACCCTGGCTGCACGAGGATGCCGAAGAAGCGATCCGCGGCGTCCTCGACGCGACGCGCGCCCGCAACCCGTTCCTGGAGGGCATAACGCTGGAGCGCCTCCAGGCGGAAGGAACAGTAGCGCTGCATTTTTCTCCCGGACGCGAGGTTCCCTTCGCCGATGGATATTTCCCAACCCCGTCGGGAAAAGTGGAGTTGCGCTGCGAAGCGCTGCGCGCCCACGGTCTCGACCCGCTGCCGGAGTACGTCCCGCCCGCCGAGTTCCAGGCAGCGAGCAACGTGCATGGCGCCGATCAACATTCACCGTTTCTCGTGCTCATCTCCGGCGCATCCCACCATTACGTCTCGTCGAGTTTTGCCAATCAACCGGGGCTGCGCGCAAAAGAAGGTCCGCCGTTCATTGAAATCAATCCGGAAGATGCCGCAACACGCGGCATTCGCCACGGTGATGATGTGCACGTCGAAAACGCGCGCGGATGGTGTCGGCTGCGCGCTGTCGTCACCGACGATGTACCGCCTGGCGTGGTTGTGGCGCCCAAAGGTCCGTGGGCAAGCCTCTCGCCCGACGGTCGCAACGTCAACTGGCTGACGCCCGACGCACTGGCGGATCTCGCCGGGCAAAGCACGTTCCATAGCAATCTGGTGCAGGTACGGCGGGTGATATGA
- a CDS encoding shikimate kinase, protein MTGIPERIALVGLSGSGKSTVARLLAGRLGWHMCDTDAMVEQMTGRSIPALFAEEGEAAFRECESAALAAALARTPVVIATGGGIVVRESNRVLLKDQALVVWLDAPTAVLIARLRTHEEERPLLAGDDPAVRLEALRAARLPFYRQVAHLILDTSQMSPLQVAERIIAVVTRTEN, encoded by the coding sequence ATGACAGGCATTCCAGAACGGATTGCACTGGTCGGACTCAGCGGCAGCGGGAAATCGACTGTCGCGCGGTTGCTGGCGGGGCGTCTCGGCTGGCATATGTGCGATACCGACGCGATGGTGGAGCAGATGACGGGACGGTCGATCCCTGCCCTGTTTGCGGAGGAGGGAGAAGCCGCCTTCCGCGAATGTGAATCGGCAGCACTCGCGGCTGCGCTCGCCAGAACGCCGGTCGTTATTGCAACCGGCGGCGGCATTGTGGTACGCGAGTCCAACCGCGTACTGCTGAAAGATCAGGCGCTGGTCGTATGGCTCGATGCGCCAACCGCCGTGTTGATCGCGCGCCTGCGCACCCATGAGGAGGAACGCCCGTTGCTGGCGGGAGATGACCCGGCGGTGCGCCTCGAAGCGCTGCGCGCTGCGCGTTTACCGTTCTATCGCCAGGTGGCGCATCTGATCCTCGACACATCGCAGATGTCCCCATTGCAGGTGGCGGAACGCATTATTGCGGTGGTGACGAGGACTGAGAACTGA
- the aroB gene encoding 3-dehydroquinate synthase, with amino-acid sequence MHDAPLRVTTPGGAYDVIIAHGALDCLPDHLNRIGLRGALWIISDDQVFPQYAPPLIERLRAAGYDVQGSTVPSGETSKDLAMVARLYDWLIGGGVERRDAVLALGGGVVGDLAGFVAATVLRGIALVHLPTTLLAMVDSAIGGKTGVNHPLGKNLIGAFHQPRLTLADTATLRTLPPRELRAGWAEVIKHAVIRDADLFVRLETIAGAEPDSLQGDALAAIIRQAARVKIDIVNADERETGERMLLNYGHTLGHAIEAASGYGDLLHGEAVAIGMHLEAQIACRMGMVEPDFVERQERLLHAWGLPTALPPALDIDDLLERTLRDKKVRAGKVRWALPLGIGSATVRDDAPETLVRAVLEEAYARSP; translated from the coding sequence TTGCACGACGCTCCACTCCGTGTCACCACCCCCGGAGGCGCATACGACGTGATCATCGCGCACGGGGCGCTCGACTGTCTGCCAGATCACCTGAACCGCATCGGTCTGCGCGGCGCGCTGTGGATCATCAGCGACGACCAGGTCTTCCCGCAGTATGCGCCTCCGTTGATCGAACGGTTGCGTGCAGCCGGGTACGACGTCCAGGGATCCACCGTACCTTCCGGCGAGACGAGCAAAGACCTGGCGATGGTTGCGCGCCTCTACGACTGGTTGATCGGCGGGGGGGTCGAACGGCGCGATGCAGTGCTGGCGCTGGGCGGCGGAGTCGTCGGCGACCTGGCGGGATTCGTTGCGGCGACGGTTCTGCGCGGCATTGCGCTTGTTCACCTGCCAACCACCTTGCTGGCGATGGTCGACTCGGCAATCGGCGGCAAAACCGGGGTGAACCATCCGCTCGGCAAGAACCTGATTGGCGCGTTTCACCAACCGCGCCTGACGCTCGCCGATACCGCAACCCTGCGCACGCTTCCGCCACGTGAACTGCGCGCCGGTTGGGCGGAGGTCATCAAACACGCTGTCATCCGCGACGCTGATCTGTTCGTGCGTCTGGAAACGATCGCAGGCGCCGAGCCGGACTCGCTTCAGGGTGATGCGCTGGCAGCGATCATCCGCCAGGCCGCCAGGGTCAAGATCGACATTGTGAACGCCGATGAGCGCGAAACCGGTGAACGGATGCTGCTCAACTACGGGCACACGCTGGGGCATGCCATCGAAGCAGCGAGCGGCTACGGCGACCTGCTCCACGGCGAGGCGGTTGCCATCGGGATGCACCTGGAAGCGCAGATCGCCTGCCGCATGGGGATGGTCGAACCAGACTTCGTGGAACGCCAGGAGCGCCTGTTGCACGCCTGGGGTCTGCCCACCGCCCTGCCGCCCGCGCTCGATATTGATGACCTGCTCGAACGCACCCTGCGCGACAAGAAGGTGCGGGCAGGAAAGGTGCGCTGGGCGCTGCCGCTGGGGATCGGGTCGGCGACCGTGCGCGACGATGCACCCGAAACACTGGTGCGCGCCGTGCTGGAAGAGGCGTATGCGCGATCACCATAA
- a CDS encoding ELWxxDGT repeat protein: protein MHRSQQHSRFFIRSLVVLLTLIFSVTLLVPSSDPVAYANEPLLLKTFSQFSRATVFRGMFFFAANDGVHGFGLWRSDGTPGGTQLVRVIRHGPGSNEILGFRVVGDTLFFVADDGVHGFELWRSDGTPDGTTLVRDIRVGSQGSFHAGVYGDVQLIGVGNALFFIANDGVHGFELWRSDGTPDGTMLVRDIHPGPGSALTGNETLAVMNDTLYFIANSGEVGLWRSDGTYEGTFLIRNGGLDYWSALLVNNGTLFIATYDSLWKSDGTPEGTVLVRDRLCIDTGLTHFAFMNGVLFFVGGERREGWFMGCDTELMRSDGTPEGTFMVKDIRSSESDLPAGGLGYFSHLTVVSNTLFFNANDGIHGRELWKSDGTAAGTVMVKDIDEGSGHALYPTPFVVLNGTLFFIAEDGVHGRELWRSDGTAAGTVMVKDIITNDLWRSNLSSLSIGASLTALHTMLFFNVDDDFAHRDKFGFWRSDGTEEGTVQLLSEWAYARAVICGQVFITSQTNLYTLLIDPNRCTISGRVTDGAGNGVAGVTVSAGARSATTDATGFYTISGLPTGVYTLTATRSGYQITPASRTVTVSDHLSGQDFTATLLTYTISGRVTDGAGNGVAGVTVSAGERSATTDANGFYALSGLSSGVYALRAEKPGCLIEPAQRAVTLPPDQDAQDFTAICLTERAFLPLVIR from the coding sequence ATGCATCGCAGCCAGCAACACAGCCGGTTTTTCATCCGCAGTCTCGTCGTACTTCTCACGCTTATCTTCTCCGTAACGCTTCTCGTTCCATCGTCCGATCCGGTTGCATACGCAAACGAGCCTCTTCTGCTCAAGACATTTTCGCAGTTCTCGAGAGCAACAGTCTTTCGTGGCATGTTCTTCTTCGCCGCCAATGACGGGGTCCACGGTTTCGGGTTGTGGCGCAGCGACGGCACACCCGGCGGAACCCAACTGGTCAGGGTCATTCGTCACGGTCCGGGAAGCAATGAAATTCTGGGATTTCGGGTTGTCGGCGATACCCTCTTTTTTGTCGCCGATGATGGAGTGCATGGTTTCGAGTTATGGCGCAGCGACGGTACGCCCGACGGTACGACGCTGGTGCGGGATATTCGCGTCGGGAGCCAGGGGAGTTTCCACGCCGGAGTATATGGGGATGTCCAATTGATCGGTGTGGGGAACGCGCTCTTCTTCATTGCGAATGACGGGGTGCATGGTTTCGAGTTATGGCGCAGCGACGGCACGCCCGACGGTACGATGCTGGTGCGGGATATTCATCCAGGACCGGGAAGCGCGCTCACAGGAAACGAAACGCTGGCGGTTATGAATGATACGCTGTACTTCATCGCCAATAGCGGCGAGGTCGGTTTGTGGCGCAGTGACGGAACATACGAAGGAACTTTCCTGATCAGAAATGGCGGATTAGACTATTGGAGCGCGCTACTGGTCAACAACGGTACGCTCTTCATTGCAACCTACGACAGTCTCTGGAAGAGCGATGGAACGCCGGAAGGCACAGTGCTGGTCAGGGACAGGCTCTGTATTGATACCGGTCTGACACACTTCGCGTTCATGAACGGTGTGCTCTTCTTCGTCGGTGGTGAGCGGCGCGAGGGATGGTTTATGGGGTGTGATACCGAACTCATGCGCAGTGATGGAACCCCAGAAGGTACATTTATGGTCAAAGACATCCGCTCATCTGAATCTGACCTTCCTGCCGGTGGACTGGGGTATTTCTCGCACCTGACAGTCGTGAGCAATACACTCTTTTTCAACGCTAATGACGGCATTCACGGGCGTGAGTTGTGGAAGAGCGATGGCACGGCAGCAGGCACGGTTATGGTCAAAGACATTGACGAGGGTTCGGGGCATGCGCTGTACCCGACTCCTTTTGTCGTCTTGAACGGGACGCTCTTCTTCATTGCCGAGGACGGCGTTCACGGGCGCGAGTTGTGGAGGAGCGACGGCACGGCAGCAGGCACGGTTATGGTCAAAGATATTATTACTAACGACCTCTGGCGTTCCAATCTGAGCAGTCTGAGTATTGGCGCAAGCCTGACCGCCCTGCATACCATGCTCTTCTTCAACGTCGATGATGATTTCGCTCATAGGGATAAATTCGGGTTCTGGCGTTCGGATGGAACGGAAGAGGGGACAGTCCAGTTGCTGTCGGAGTGGGCGTATGCTCGCGCTGTGATCTGCGGTCAGGTGTTTATAACATCGCAGACCAATCTGTATACCCTTCTTATCGACCCCAATCGCTGCACTATCAGCGGACGGGTGACGGACGGCGCAGGCAACGGAGTGGCGGGGGTGACGGTGAGCGCAGGCGCGCGCAGCGCGACGACCGATGCGACCGGGTTCTACACGATCAGCGGTCTGCCGACAGGCGTCTACACGCTGACGGCGACGCGCAGCGGCTACCAGATCACCCCGGCAAGCCGGACGGTGACGGTCAGCGATCATCTCAGCGGTCAGGATTTTACCGCCACGCTGCTGACCTACACGATTAGCGGACGGGTGACGGACGGCGCGGGCAACGGGGTGGCGGGGGTGACGGTGAGCGCGGGTGAGCGCAGCGCGACGACCGACGCGAACGGGTTCTACGCGCTCAGCGGTCTTTCATCAGGGGTTTATGCACTTCGCGCAGAGAAACCGGGTTGTCTTATTGAGCCGGCGCAGCGCGCGGTGACGCTGCCGCCAGATCAAGACGCTCAGGATTTCACTGCCATCTGCCTGACAGAGCGCGCGTTTCTCCCGCTTGTGATACGCTGA
- a CDS encoding Stp1/IreP family PP2C-type Ser/Thr phosphatase, whose product MKLRHSARTDVGRTRDHNEDDFGVGEGAGVEQYGELLIVCDGMGGHAAGEVASRLGVETILSTYYSDASPDRVDVLRRAFERANARIHAEGRGAMGTTGVAALFYQGMLHVANVGDSRAYLIRNDEICQVSRDHSLVGEQVAAGVITADQARSSYYRNVITRALGYQSEVQVDLFHLPLQAGDMVILCSDGLHGLVGDEEICEIVRSMPLADAVDRLIDLANERGGTDNITAIVAQVDELDALPATTDDAEPERATVELPTTVTSATVEFPATARFPAEPATERISPPPAAPPTAPPPPALPPQRESVPRRMNWLGATLATALFAGLVAVTLFVAYPSVLAPGPANLAPAEPQPTIAATQAPPANVPPTDIPTLQPPTQNPAIIPATPSTPSPSATQPTMATPSPSAAQPGTATPSPSATQPGTASPSPGVTDTIAPAVTATPGASPATLIATPTRTPIPLTPLTRTPTP is encoded by the coding sequence ATGAAACTGCGCCATAGCGCTCGCACTGACGTTGGCAGAACGCGCGATCATAATGAAGACGATTTCGGCGTTGGCGAAGGCGCAGGGGTCGAGCAGTACGGCGAATTGCTGATCGTCTGCGACGGCATGGGAGGGCATGCCGCCGGTGAAGTTGCCAGCCGGCTCGGTGTCGAGACGATCCTCAGCACCTACTACAGTGATGCCTCCCCTGATCGCGTCGATGTGTTGCGCCGCGCATTCGAGCGCGCCAATGCACGCATTCACGCCGAAGGGCGCGGCGCAATGGGCACCACCGGCGTTGCAGCCCTGTTCTACCAGGGGATGCTGCACGTCGCCAATGTTGGCGACAGTCGCGCCTATCTGATCCGCAACGACGAGATCTGCCAGGTCTCACGCGACCATTCGCTGGTCGGTGAGCAGGTGGCAGCCGGGGTGATCACCGCCGACCAGGCGCGGTCGAGTTACTATCGCAATGTGATTACCCGCGCTCTGGGGTATCAGTCCGAGGTGCAGGTCGATCTGTTCCATCTGCCGCTCCAGGCGGGTGATATGGTGATCCTCTGCTCCGACGGGTTGCACGGTCTGGTCGGCGATGAAGAGATCTGCGAGATTGTGCGCTCGATGCCCCTCGCCGATGCAGTTGATCGGTTGATCGATCTGGCGAACGAACGTGGCGGAACGGATAACATCACCGCAATTGTCGCGCAAGTCGACGAACTCGACGCGCTTCCAGCGACGACCGACGATGCTGAACCCGAACGCGCAACCGTCGAACTGCCGACAACGGTAACGAGCGCAACTGTCGAGTTCCCTGCAACTGCCCGATTTCCGGCGGAACCTGCCACCGAACGCATCTCACCGCCCCCTGCCGCCCCCCCAACCGCTCCTCCTCCACCTGCACTTCCACCACAACGTGAGTCTGTGCCCCGACGGATGAACTGGTTGGGGGCGACACTGGCGACGGCGCTCTTTGCCGGGCTTGTGGCAGTGACCCTCTTTGTGGCATATCCGTCGGTGCTGGCGCCGGGTCCGGCGAATCTTGCGCCCGCCGAACCGCAGCCAACGATTGCAGCAACCCAGGCGCCGCCAGCTAACGTTCCCCCGACCGATATTCCCACCCTCCAACCGCCAACTCAGAACCCCGCCATCATTCCTGCCACACCGTCAACACCATCACCTTCGGCAACACAACCGACTATGGCAACACCTTCACCTTCCGCAGCACAACCAGGTACAGCAACACCTTCACCTTCCGCGACACAACCGGGTACGGCGTCGCCATCACCCGGCGTTACCGACACGATTGCGCCAGCAGTCACCGCAACGCCAGGGGCGTCGCCAGCGACGCTCATTGCCACCCCGACGCGCACTCCGATACCGTTGACGCCGCTGACACGCACCCCGACGCCATAG